A genome region from Oenanthe melanoleuca isolate GR-GAL-2019-014 chromosome 2, OMel1.0, whole genome shotgun sequence includes the following:
- the NUP153 gene encoding nuclear pore complex protein Nup153 isoform X2 yields MASGGSGGGGGKIRTRRHHLGVAKPPYARGKQQLGLLSRVTESVKNIVPGWLQKYFNKREDKCVDMNESANEEENPVNYHHDYANEDAMVIDGRVTPESARINLEEPCTSRSALNFSDVLTRPSLHRSHLNCTVLDSTVPHCQPSTSSALGISSPGLSLVKEIKDSTSQHDDDNISTTSGFSSRASDKDITVSKNTSAPLLWSPEAERSHSLSQHPASSSKKPAFNLSAFGSPSPSLGNTSVFKTRQLGDSPFYPGKTSYGGAAAAARQTKVQISPYQPPIKRQMKAKQANVQSYGVTSSTARRILQTLEKMSSPLADAKRIPSSVSSPLSSPVDRSVLNVTSFQSRQNQMDSQHPPVQKLVTPKPISLTGSRITYFKPSLKSATNSRKIHQRVDTDHHDMMEESFPAEKPVKSSESKLSYPKLDTPASNGLSSGGRMDSSCGKMRRERERYGASRPAQKQQQQLEMEQDELPEVPLPISTASLPTFNFSFPASSAVSSSPSIVSKPVMNKVQPASNVGSPTFVFSSPIVKSTEVKVLPPVSIKFTFSVPVVKSSELSGSTDTPVTSILSPGSATVNSTSNKKEEEEEYDGFCKPAKFLKQGSVLDILKSPGFMSGKSPSCSSAQPVTSTVVYTRPAISSFSAGKDTSKQASSFWQSDTQDPCVQTKTTDGKCVTCEAAKVSTVECTKQTISVSPCVSSKTTLPTSGTLGFEDKFKPAPNMWDCDTCLVQNKPEATKCIACETPKPGTGVMPALTLPVVTDNSATVTSTSSSTGTTATLGFGDKFKQPKGSWNCSVCLLQNKAEDSKCVACQSEKPESSVPVTSSSVSAFSSSSGGFLDLDKFKKPEGSWQCEVCLVQNKAEATQCIACESAKPGTKAELKGFGTTTVSTNAAMPSFTFGVPSASSEPSQTLGSTGNFKFGEQSSFKFGIASESASSNTVTGGFKFPTGSGNFKFGVSSSDSKSEDSKKESKSNSFTFGLPSTSSQAPSTFQFGTTSLGQQEKKEEPVLGGFGFATSSTSSIATNENKTGVGGFTFGTVAEKDAASPALPFKKPDEKKDETVSTKGGFSFGSVESAPASQFVLGRTEEKQDSVTSAGPLAFGKKADNEELKAQPIFSSGTAEHTKEESTAKPVFNFSFGKPSEKESEQAKAPFAFGAPASTSDQGASFSFLSTSSSSTAVPTTSANSSSVFGSTLSSSNPQPVPTPFVFGQPSNTVTSSVFGNPAESTTSQSFGFSQENKPAATSSSTGSTLAPFLFRSGESSTNAANSGFTFGATTTSSSTGSSSSFLFGSGPAAPAAGPAFGASQPPAFGPSPGSGQQSAPSFGSLSTTLFSAGSHPAPSAFGSVTSSTQPSVFGQQAAHQPTFGSGTPSAGSVFQFGSSTTNFSFPNNPGVFTFGASPSAAAAPAPPSGTPGFSFNQPPVFTVGTNGKNVFSASGSSVPGRKIKTAVRRRK; encoded by the exons CTGGGACTCCTTAGCAGAGTGACCGAATCAGTGAAAAACATTGTACCAGGATGGCTGCAGAAGTATTTCAATAAAAGGGAAGATAAATGTGTAGATATGAATGAATCTGCAAACGAGGAAGAGAATCCAGTAAACTATCACCATGATTATGCAAATGAAGATGCCATGGTAATTGATGGGAGAGTCACGCCTGAATCAGCAAGAATTAATTTAGAAG AGCCATGCACGAGCAGGTCTGCACTGAACTTCTCGGATGTGTTAACAAGGCCCTCCCTTCACCGGAGCCATTTGAACTGCACCGTGTTGGATTCCACAGTCCCACACTGTCAGCCCTCCACATCTTCTGCACTTGGCATCAGCAGTCCTGGGCTGTCCCTcgtaaaggaaataaaagattcTACCTCTCAGCACGATGACGATAACATCTCAACAACCAGTGGCTTCTCCTCTAGAGCATCTGATAAAG ATATCACAGTTTCAAAAAATACTTCAGCACCACTGCTCTGGTCCCCAGAGGCTGAAAGATCTCATTCCCTCTCACAGCATCCTGCATCTAGCTCCAAAAAACCTGCATTCAATTTATCTGCTTTTGGATCTCCCTCTCCT TCACTTGGAAACACTTCTGTCTTTAAGACAAGACAGCTTGGGGATTCTCCATTTTACCCTGGAAAGACCTCTTATggtggtgcagctgcagcagcgaGACAGACAAAAGTGCAGATTTCTCCTTACCAG CCACCGATAAAAAGGCAAATGAAAGCTAAACAAGCGAATGTGCAATCCTATGGTGTGACAAGTTCCACTGCGCGGCGCATCTTGCAGACATTGGAGAAGATGTCAAGCCCTTTGGCG GATGCTAAGAGGATTCCATCTTCTGTTTCTAGTCCTCTGTCTTCT CCTGTGGACAGGAGTGTGCTGAATGTGACTAGCTTCCAATCCAGACAAAACCAG ATGGATTCGCAACATCCACCTGTCCAGAAACTTGTGACACCAAAGCCAATCTCCCTGACAGGGAGTCGGATCACGTATTTTAAACCATCTTTGAAATCAGCTACTAATTCCAGAAAAATTCACCAAAGGGTAGATACAGACCATCAC GACATGATGGAGGAgagttttcctgcagaaaagccTGTAAAATCATCTGAAAG CAAATTGAGCTACCCCAAACTCGATACTCCTGCATCCAATGGTCTGTCTTCAGGAGGAAGGATGGATAGTTCCTGTGGCAAgatgagaagggaaagggaacgATATGGTGCATCAAGACCTGcacaaaaacaacagcagcaactg GAGATGGAGCAAGATGAACTACCTGAAGTACCCCTGCCCATCAGTACTGCATCGCTGCCGACATTCAACTTCAGTTTCCCTGCCAGTAGTGCTGTCTCCTCATCACCCAGCATTGTTTCAAAACCAGTGATGAACAAG gTACAACCAGCAAGTAATGTTGGCAGTCCTACGTTTGTATTTTCATCTCCAATTGTGAAATCTACCGAGGTGAAAGTGCTACCTCCAGTGTCT ATTAAGTTTACGTTTAGTGTTCCTGTCGTAAAGTCATCAGAGCTTTCTGGATCCACTGATACACCAGTGACATCCATCCTTAGTCCAG gTAGTGCCACTGTAAACAGCACCAGCAAtaagaaggaagaggaagaagaataTGATGGGTTCTGCAAACCTGCTAAGTTTTTGAAGCAAGGAAGTGTGTTAGACATTCTAAAAAGCCCTG GCTTTATGTCTGGGAAATCACCCTCCTGTTCATCTGCACAGCCTGTTACGAGCACAGTGGTCTATACAAGGCCCGCAATAAGTAGTTTCTCTGCAGGTAAAGACACCTCTAAACAAGCATCCTCATTTTGGCAGTCTGACACACAGGACCCATGTGTGCAGACCAAAACCACAGATGGCAAGTGTGTAACATGTGAAGCTGCTAAAGTGTCCACTGTCGAGTGTACAAAGCAGACGATCAGTGTGAGTCCGTGTGTCTCCTCCAAGACAACGCTCCCTACATCAGGGACACTGGGCTTTGAAGATAAATTTAAACCAGCACCCAACATGTGGGATTGTGATACCTGTCTGGTCCAGAACAAACCTGAAGCTACAAAATGTATAGCATGTGAGACACCAAAGCCTGGAACAGGAGTGATGCCTGCTCTGACATTGCCAGTGGTCACGGACAACTCGGCGACAGTGACAtccacctccagcagcactggcacaacAGCCACTCTGGGGTTTGGAGATAAATTTAAACAGCCAAAAGGCTCTTGGAACTGTTCAGTGTGCCTTCTACAAAATAAGGCAGAAGACAGCAAATGTGTAGCTTGTCAGTCTGAGAAACCAg AGAGTTCAGTGCCTGTGACCAGTAGCAgtgtttctgcattttcttcttcttctggaGGTTTTCTGGATTTAGACAAATTCAAGAAGCCTGAAGGAAGTTGGCAATGTGAGGTCTGCTTGgtccaaaacaaagcagaagccACACAGTGCATAGCCTGTGAAAGTGCAAAGCCAGGCACCAAAGCAGAGCTCAAAG GTTTTGGTACTACTACTGTGTCTACAAATGCTGCAATGCCATCATTTACATTTGGTGTCCCGTCAGCGTCCTCCGAACCTTCTCAAACATTAGGTAGCacaggaaattttaaatttggagAACAAAGTAGCTTTAAGTTCGGCATTGCATCCGAATCTGCGTCGTCCAACACTGTGACTGGAGGATTTAAGTTTCCTACTGGTTCAGGGAACTTCAAATTTGGAGTTTCTTCCTCAGACTCTAAATCAGAAGATAgcaaaaaggaaagtaaaagtAACAGTTTTACCTTTGGACTTCCATCTACAAGTAGTCAGGCTCCTTCAACATTTCAGTTTGGAACTACGAGTCTGggacagcaggaaaagaaagaggaacCAGTTTTAggaggttttggttttgctaCAAGTTCTACTTCTTCCATAGCTACAAATGAGAATAAAACTGGAGTCGGTGGCTTCACTTTTGGAACTGTGGCAGAAAAAGATGCAGCATCACCTGCTTTGCCATTTAAGAAGCCAGATGAGAAAAAGGATGAAACTGTTTCAACAAAGGGAGGCTTCTCTTTTGGCAGTGTGGAGTCAGCACCTGCCTCACAGTTTGTTTTGGGAAGGACAGAAGAGAAGCAGGACTCTGTCACTTCTGCTGGTCCGTTAGCATTTGGAAAGAAAGCTGACAATGAAGAGTTAAAGGCACAGCCTATCTTTTCATCTGGGACAGCTGAGCATACCAaagaggagagcacagcaaaaCCTGTATTCAATTTTAGTTTTGGTAAACCGTCAGAAAAGGAAAGTGAGCAGGCAAAGGCACCTTTTGCATTTGGGGCACCAGCCAGTACTTCGG ATCAAGGAGCATCCTTCAGCTTCTTGAGCACCAGTTCCTCCAGCACAGCGGTACCCACCACTTCAGCCAACAGCAGCAGTGTGTTTGGCAGCACTCTCTCTTCCTCAAACCCTCAGCCAGTTCCCACTCCCTTTGTGTTTGGGCAACCCAGCAACACTGTGACCAGCTCTGTTTTTGGCAATCCTGCAGAATCTACAACATCTCAGTCATTTGGCTTCTctcaagaaaacaaaccagcagcCACATCTTCCAGCACTGGCTCGACTCTTGCTCCCTTTCTCTTTCGTTCAGGAGAGAGCAGTACCAATGCAGCAAATTCAGGATTTACTTTTGGAGCCACAACTACATCAAGTTCAACAG GGTCATCGTCTTCGTTTCTGTTTGGCTCAGGGCCTGCAGcgcctgctgctggcccagcctTTGGCGCCAGCCAGCCACCAGCATTTGGCCCGAGCCCAGGCTCCGGCCAGCAAAGCGCTCCAAGCTTTGGATCGCTGTCGACAACGTTGTTTTCTGCTGGCTCTcaccctgctccttctgccttCGGCTCGGTGACAAGCAGCACTCAGCCCTCTGTGTTCGGACAGCAGGCAGCCCATCAGCCAACTTTTGGCTCTGGTACCCCCAGTGCTG GTTCTGTATTCCAGTTTGGCAGTAGTACTACTAATTTCAGCTTTCCAAATAACCCAGGAGTATTCACTTTTGGTGCAagtccttctgcagcagcagctcctgcaccacCTTCTGGCACTCCAGGATTTTCATTCAACCAGCCTCCAGTTTTTACAGTGGG
- the NUP153 gene encoding nuclear pore complex protein Nup153 isoform X4 encodes MNESANEEENPVNYHHDYANEDAMVIDGRVTPESARINLEEPCTSRSALNFSDVLTRPSLHRSHLNCTVLDSTVPHCQPSTSSALGISSPGLSLVKEIKDSTSQHDDDNISTTSGFSSRASDKDITVSKNTSAPLLWSPEAERSHSLSQHPASSSKKPAFNLSAFGSPSPSLGNTSVFKTRQLGDSPFYPGKTSYGGAAAAARQTKVQISPYQPPIKRQMKAKQANVQSYGVTSSTARRILQTLEKMSSPLADAKRIPSSVSSPLSSPVDRSVLNVTSFQSRQNQMDSQHPPVQKLVTPKPISLTGSRITYFKPSLKSATNSRKIHQRVDTDHHDMMEESFPAEKPVKSSESKLSYPKLDTPASNGLSSGGRMDSSCGKMRRERERYGASRPAQKQQQQLEMEQDELPEVPLPISTASLPTFNFSFPASSAVSSSPSIVSKPVMNKVQPASNVGSPTFVFSSPIVKSTEVKVLPPVSQIKFTFSVPVVKSSELSGSTDTPVTSILSPGSATVNSTSNKKEEEEEYDGFCKPAKFLKQGSVLDILKSPGFMSGKSPSCSSAQPVTSTVVYTRPAISSFSAGKDTSKQASSFWQSDTQDPCVQTKTTDGKCVTCEAAKVSTVECTKQTISVSPCVSSKTTLPTSGTLGFEDKFKPAPNMWDCDTCLVQNKPEATKCIACETPKPGTGVMPALTLPVVTDNSATVTSTSSSTGTTATLGFGDKFKQPKGSWNCSVCLLQNKAEDSKCVACQSEKPESSVPVTSSSVSAFSSSSGGFLDLDKFKKPEGSWQCEVCLVQNKAEATQCIACESAKPGTKAELKGFGTTTVSTNAAMPSFTFGVPSASSEPSQTLGSTGNFKFGEQSSFKFGIASESASSNTVTGGFKFPTGSGNFKFGVSSSDSKSEDSKKESKSNSFTFGLPSTSSQAPSTFQFGTTSLGQQEKKEEPVLGGFGFATSSTSSIATNENKTGVGGFTFGTVAEKDAASPALPFKKPDEKKDETVSTKGGFSFGSVESAPASQFVLGRTEEKQDSVTSAGPLAFGKKADNEELKAQPIFSSGTAEHTKEESTAKPVFNFSFGKPSEKESEQAKAPFAFGAPASTSDQGASFSFLSTSSSSTAVPTTSANSSSVFGSTLSSSNPQPVPTPFVFGQPSNTVTSSVFGNPAESTTSQSFGFSQENKPAATSSSTGSTLAPFLFRSGESSTNAANSGFTFGATTTSSSTGSSSSFLFGSGPAAPAAGPAFGASQPPAFGPSPGSGQQSAPSFGSLSTTLFSAGSHPAPSAFGSVTSSTQPSVFGQQAAHQPTFGSGTPSAGSVFQFGSSTTNFSFPNNPGVFTFGASPSAAAAPAPPSGTPGFSFNQPPVFTVGTNGKNVFSASGSSVPGRKIKTAVRRRK; translated from the exons ATGAATGAATCTGCAAACGAGGAAGAGAATCCAGTAAACTATCACCATGATTATGCAAATGAAGATGCCATGGTAATTGATGGGAGAGTCACGCCTGAATCAGCAAGAATTAATTTAGAAG AGCCATGCACGAGCAGGTCTGCACTGAACTTCTCGGATGTGTTAACAAGGCCCTCCCTTCACCGGAGCCATTTGAACTGCACCGTGTTGGATTCCACAGTCCCACACTGTCAGCCCTCCACATCTTCTGCACTTGGCATCAGCAGTCCTGGGCTGTCCCTcgtaaaggaaataaaagattcTACCTCTCAGCACGATGACGATAACATCTCAACAACCAGTGGCTTCTCCTCTAGAGCATCTGATAAAG ATATCACAGTTTCAAAAAATACTTCAGCACCACTGCTCTGGTCCCCAGAGGCTGAAAGATCTCATTCCCTCTCACAGCATCCTGCATCTAGCTCCAAAAAACCTGCATTCAATTTATCTGCTTTTGGATCTCCCTCTCCT TCACTTGGAAACACTTCTGTCTTTAAGACAAGACAGCTTGGGGATTCTCCATTTTACCCTGGAAAGACCTCTTATggtggtgcagctgcagcagcgaGACAGACAAAAGTGCAGATTTCTCCTTACCAG CCACCGATAAAAAGGCAAATGAAAGCTAAACAAGCGAATGTGCAATCCTATGGTGTGACAAGTTCCACTGCGCGGCGCATCTTGCAGACATTGGAGAAGATGTCAAGCCCTTTGGCG GATGCTAAGAGGATTCCATCTTCTGTTTCTAGTCCTCTGTCTTCT CCTGTGGACAGGAGTGTGCTGAATGTGACTAGCTTCCAATCCAGACAAAACCAG ATGGATTCGCAACATCCACCTGTCCAGAAACTTGTGACACCAAAGCCAATCTCCCTGACAGGGAGTCGGATCACGTATTTTAAACCATCTTTGAAATCAGCTACTAATTCCAGAAAAATTCACCAAAGGGTAGATACAGACCATCAC GACATGATGGAGGAgagttttcctgcagaaaagccTGTAAAATCATCTGAAAG CAAATTGAGCTACCCCAAACTCGATACTCCTGCATCCAATGGTCTGTCTTCAGGAGGAAGGATGGATAGTTCCTGTGGCAAgatgagaagggaaagggaacgATATGGTGCATCAAGACCTGcacaaaaacaacagcagcaactg GAGATGGAGCAAGATGAACTACCTGAAGTACCCCTGCCCATCAGTACTGCATCGCTGCCGACATTCAACTTCAGTTTCCCTGCCAGTAGTGCTGTCTCCTCATCACCCAGCATTGTTTCAAAACCAGTGATGAACAAG gTACAACCAGCAAGTAATGTTGGCAGTCCTACGTTTGTATTTTCATCTCCAATTGTGAAATCTACCGAGGTGAAAGTGCTACCTCCAGTGTCT CAGATTAAGTTTACGTTTAGTGTTCCTGTCGTAAAGTCATCAGAGCTTTCTGGATCCACTGATACACCAGTGACATCCATCCTTAGTCCAG gTAGTGCCACTGTAAACAGCACCAGCAAtaagaaggaagaggaagaagaataTGATGGGTTCTGCAAACCTGCTAAGTTTTTGAAGCAAGGAAGTGTGTTAGACATTCTAAAAAGCCCTG GCTTTATGTCTGGGAAATCACCCTCCTGTTCATCTGCACAGCCTGTTACGAGCACAGTGGTCTATACAAGGCCCGCAATAAGTAGTTTCTCTGCAGGTAAAGACACCTCTAAACAAGCATCCTCATTTTGGCAGTCTGACACACAGGACCCATGTGTGCAGACCAAAACCACAGATGGCAAGTGTGTAACATGTGAAGCTGCTAAAGTGTCCACTGTCGAGTGTACAAAGCAGACGATCAGTGTGAGTCCGTGTGTCTCCTCCAAGACAACGCTCCCTACATCAGGGACACTGGGCTTTGAAGATAAATTTAAACCAGCACCCAACATGTGGGATTGTGATACCTGTCTGGTCCAGAACAAACCTGAAGCTACAAAATGTATAGCATGTGAGACACCAAAGCCTGGAACAGGAGTGATGCCTGCTCTGACATTGCCAGTGGTCACGGACAACTCGGCGACAGTGACAtccacctccagcagcactggcacaacAGCCACTCTGGGGTTTGGAGATAAATTTAAACAGCCAAAAGGCTCTTGGAACTGTTCAGTGTGCCTTCTACAAAATAAGGCAGAAGACAGCAAATGTGTAGCTTGTCAGTCTGAGAAACCAg AGAGTTCAGTGCCTGTGACCAGTAGCAgtgtttctgcattttcttcttcttctggaGGTTTTCTGGATTTAGACAAATTCAAGAAGCCTGAAGGAAGTTGGCAATGTGAGGTCTGCTTGgtccaaaacaaagcagaagccACACAGTGCATAGCCTGTGAAAGTGCAAAGCCAGGCACCAAAGCAGAGCTCAAAG GTTTTGGTACTACTACTGTGTCTACAAATGCTGCAATGCCATCATTTACATTTGGTGTCCCGTCAGCGTCCTCCGAACCTTCTCAAACATTAGGTAGCacaggaaattttaaatttggagAACAAAGTAGCTTTAAGTTCGGCATTGCATCCGAATCTGCGTCGTCCAACACTGTGACTGGAGGATTTAAGTTTCCTACTGGTTCAGGGAACTTCAAATTTGGAGTTTCTTCCTCAGACTCTAAATCAGAAGATAgcaaaaaggaaagtaaaagtAACAGTTTTACCTTTGGACTTCCATCTACAAGTAGTCAGGCTCCTTCAACATTTCAGTTTGGAACTACGAGTCTGggacagcaggaaaagaaagaggaacCAGTTTTAggaggttttggttttgctaCAAGTTCTACTTCTTCCATAGCTACAAATGAGAATAAAACTGGAGTCGGTGGCTTCACTTTTGGAACTGTGGCAGAAAAAGATGCAGCATCACCTGCTTTGCCATTTAAGAAGCCAGATGAGAAAAAGGATGAAACTGTTTCAACAAAGGGAGGCTTCTCTTTTGGCAGTGTGGAGTCAGCACCTGCCTCACAGTTTGTTTTGGGAAGGACAGAAGAGAAGCAGGACTCTGTCACTTCTGCTGGTCCGTTAGCATTTGGAAAGAAAGCTGACAATGAAGAGTTAAAGGCACAGCCTATCTTTTCATCTGGGACAGCTGAGCATACCAaagaggagagcacagcaaaaCCTGTATTCAATTTTAGTTTTGGTAAACCGTCAGAAAAGGAAAGTGAGCAGGCAAAGGCACCTTTTGCATTTGGGGCACCAGCCAGTACTTCGG ATCAAGGAGCATCCTTCAGCTTCTTGAGCACCAGTTCCTCCAGCACAGCGGTACCCACCACTTCAGCCAACAGCAGCAGTGTGTTTGGCAGCACTCTCTCTTCCTCAAACCCTCAGCCAGTTCCCACTCCCTTTGTGTTTGGGCAACCCAGCAACACTGTGACCAGCTCTGTTTTTGGCAATCCTGCAGAATCTACAACATCTCAGTCATTTGGCTTCTctcaagaaaacaaaccagcagcCACATCTTCCAGCACTGGCTCGACTCTTGCTCCCTTTCTCTTTCGTTCAGGAGAGAGCAGTACCAATGCAGCAAATTCAGGATTTACTTTTGGAGCCACAACTACATCAAGTTCAACAG GGTCATCGTCTTCGTTTCTGTTTGGCTCAGGGCCTGCAGcgcctgctgctggcccagcctTTGGCGCCAGCCAGCCACCAGCATTTGGCCCGAGCCCAGGCTCCGGCCAGCAAAGCGCTCCAAGCTTTGGATCGCTGTCGACAACGTTGTTTTCTGCTGGCTCTcaccctgctccttctgccttCGGCTCGGTGACAAGCAGCACTCAGCCCTCTGTGTTCGGACAGCAGGCAGCCCATCAGCCAACTTTTGGCTCTGGTACCCCCAGTGCTG GTTCTGTATTCCAGTTTGGCAGTAGTACTACTAATTTCAGCTTTCCAAATAACCCAGGAGTATTCACTTTTGGTGCAagtccttctgcagcagcagctcctgcaccacCTTCTGGCACTCCAGGATTTTCATTCAACCAGCCTCCAGTTTTTACAGTGGG